GAAGCGGCGCGGCGCCGGCGACTGAGAATCCGCGACCGCACCGTGGCGCCGTCGCCCGGCGCCGGGTCGCTCGCACGAAGACCAACGGCGTCGTGGACGCCCCGGCACGGCCGGAGGCGGACCGGACGCGACAGGGAGAGACGATGATCCAGCTTGCACCCCCGTCCCCGCACGGCCGCGAGGTCGTTGCCGACCCGACGCCGATGGGCCTGCTCGGCCTGGCGATCGGTTGCGCGGCCCTGGTGCCGATCGCCTTCGGCCGCGGCCTCACCCCGGCGGGGCTCGAGACCGCGGCGATGTTCTGCCTGCTCTTCGGCGCCGGCTGCCAGTTCTTCGCCGGGCTGCTCAACCTGGTGAACCGCAACCTCTACGGCGGCACGCTCTTCCTGACCTTCGCCTTCAACTGGATCTACAACTGGTGGGGCTTGCACTCGCTCGCCCAGGGGAAGGTCGCCGACGGGACGATCGTCTTCGCCACCGAGGTGACGTTCCTGGTGATCTTCGTCCTGATCACCTGGGGGTTCGGTCACTTCAGCTCGCTGCTCTTCCTGTTCCTGCTCGACATCGACCTGCTCTACCTGTTCAAGGTGGCGGGACACCTGCTCGAGACGCAAGCCTTCGCCTTGCCGATCGCCCTGCTGACGGTCGGGCTGGTGGCGATCTCGCTGTGGATCGCCTTCGCGCTGCTGCTCAACCCGGTCACCGGCCGCCGCGTCTTCGCCATGGGCGGGCCGCTCTTCGCCAGCCGGGCGGTGCCGCTGCTCGACCTCGCGCCGCGTCGCGCGGTGCTCGGCCAGCTCTACGCGCGCTGGCAGAGCGGCGGCGAGGAGAGCATGGCGGTCGACGCGTTCGTCGCCTCGCTCGCGGCCTTTCCCGAGCGACGGATCGCCGCCGAGATCTCCTACCTCGCCGCGCAGGGGTTGATCGAGCGATCCCAGGGCGGGGTGCGAATCGCCGCGCCGGGCATCGAGCGCTGGGAAGAGCTGCTCGCCGGCTGAGTCTCTCCGCTGGTGCGGTCGCGGTGGGCTGGCCCTCAGCGCCGCGCCCGGCGAGGGCGCAGCAGCAGGAGCAGCGGTGCGCCGGCGAGGAAGCCCCCGAGGTGGGCCCACCAGGCGATGCCTCCGGCATCCGGCCGGGCAAGCAGCGCCGAGACGAGCTGCAGCAGCGCCCAGAACGGCAGGTAGAGCCAGGCCGGCGTGCGCGACCACCAGGCGAAGAAGCCGAGCATGCTGACGCCCGAGATGCGGGCCCGCGGGTAGAGCACCAGGTAGGCCGCGAGCAGCCCGGCGATCGCTCCGCTCGCGCCGACCATCGGCAGCCCCGACCGCGGGCTCATCGCCAGGTGCGCGGCCGCTGCGGCGAGACCGGAGAGAAAGTAGAGCGCGAGATGGCGACGCGCCCCGAGCGCGCCCTCGACCGGGCCGCCGAACACCCAGAGAAAGAGCAGGTTGCCGCCGAGGTGCAGCCAGCCGGCGTGAAGGAACATCGAGACCGCCGTCGCGGCGAGCAGCCGGAACGGTCCGACGCCGAGCGGATCGGGGCCGAGGACACGCGCGGGGACGAGGGCGTGCTCGGCGAGCAGCGCGGGCAGGCGGGCGCCGAGGCGGAGCTCGACGGCGAAGGCGGCGAGGCAGAGCAGGACGAGGGCCGCCGTGGCGGCGGGGAAGCGGCGCGTCCGCGCCTCGCTGCGCAGCGGCAGCATCGTCGCTCGGGACGGCTCGTCGTTCAGCCGGTGCGGCCGGCGTCGCGCCGGGTCGGGCGGCGAACGGGCCGGGGGCGAACGACGTGGATGCGCACCATGTTGGTCAGCGGGCGGTCGCGCATCGGGGCTCCCATGAGGAGCACCAACGCCTCGCCCGGCGCCACCAGGCGGCGGCGCAGCAGGTCACTCTCGATCTGGGCGATCAGCTCTTCGGTGCGCGCCGCGAGCCCCGCCGAAGGCGGCTCGACCTGGAGCGGCCGGACCCCCCAAAGCAACTGCATGCGCCGCGCCACGCGGGAGTCGGTGGAGTAGACGATCGCCGGGCTGGTCGGGCGATAGCGCGCCACTCGCCGCGCGGTGAAACCGCCCTGGCTGAAGGCGACGATCCGGCTGCCCGGCAGGCGGCGTGCCGCATGCACCGCCGCGGCGGCGACGACGTCGGCCACCGCGAGGGCGCTTGCCTGGGCGCCGCGCTCCGGTCCGGAGGTCGGCACGTCGAGGTGCCTCTCGCCGGAGGCGGCGGAGTCCTCTGCGGCGGCCGCCTGGCGATAGGCCTCGGCGCGCCCGATGATCCGCGCCATCGTGCGGACCGCCTCGACCGGAAAGCGCCCGGCGGCGGTCTCCCCCGAGAGCATCAGGGCGTCGGCGCCGTCAAAGACGGCGTTAGCCACGTCCGAGGCCTCGGCGCGGGTCGGACGGGGTCGTTCCATCATCGACTCGAGCATCTGCGTGGCGACGATCACCGGCTTGCCGGCGCGGCGTCCGGCGGCGACGATCTCCTTCTGCAGCACCGGCACGCGAGCGAGCTCCACCTCGACCCCGAGATCGCCGCGGGCGACCATCACCGCGTCGGCGGCCTCGACGAGCTCGGCGATGCGGTCGTGCCGGTCGGAGCGGGAGACCGCGGCGGCGCGCTCGAGCTTGGCGATCAGCGGGATCTCGTCGCCGAGCTCGCGCAGCGCCTGCCGCAGGGCATGCAGATCGCTCGCCGCGGCGACGTAGCTCGCCGCGATGAAGTCGGCGCGCTCTTCGACCGCCATCGCCAGGTCGGCGCGGTCCTTGGGGGAGATCGAGAAGGGGATCGAGGTGTCCGGCAGGTTGATCCCCTTGCGCGTCGAGACGGCCCCGCCGAAGAGCACGCGCGCGTGGACCATGCGCCCGCGCTTGGATTCGACCTCGAGCTCGACGAGCCCGTTGTCGATCAGCACCCGCTCGCCGCGGCGCAGGTGGCGGAGGAACTCCGGATCGTCGATCGGCAGCTCGACCCCGGCGCTCGCCGGACCGAGGGCGACGCGCTCGCCGCGCCGCAGCATCCGCGGCCCGCCGGCGAGCTCGGCGAGGCGGAAGCGCGGTCCCATCAGGTCGAGGAGGATCGGCACCTCCTTGCCGATCGCCCCGGCGGCCTCCCGGACGGCGGCGATCGTCCGGCGGTGGATCTCCGGCGCCCCGTGGGAGAGGTTGAGCCGCACCACGTCGACGCCGGCGCGCAGCAGCGCCCGGAGGATCCGCGGCTCGGCACTGGCCGGGCCGACGGTGGCGACGATCTTGGCGCGACGTTCGCTCACAGGGGGCGGAAGTATAGCGCGGGGGTCTGCTATCCTCGCCGGCCCGGGCGTCCGCCCGAGGACCGAGGGCTCCCATGTTCGACGGCTTGCAGACCAAATTCCAGGATGTCTTCCGCCGCCTGCGCGGCGAGGGGCGAGTCACCGAGGACCACCTCCGGGCGGCGCTGCGCGAGATCCGCCTGGCGTTGCTCGAGGCGGACGTCCATTTCCGCGTGGTCAAGGCGTTCCTCGAGAAGGTCGAGCGGCAGGCGCTCGGCGAGGAGGTCTTGCAGAGCCTCTCGCCCGACCAGCAGGTCCTGCGCATCGTGCGCGACGAGCTCGTCGCCCTGCTCGGCGAGGACGGCAAGGAGCTGCAGCTCTCCGGCACGCCAGCGGTCGTCCTGCTCTGCGGCCTCCAGGGCTCCGGCAAGACGACCACCGCCGGCAAGCTCGCCAAGCGGCTGGCGGGGCGGCGGCGCTATCCGCTGCTCGTCGCCGGTGACCTGCAGCGCGCCGCAGCGGTCGAGCAGCTCGTCCAGGTCGGCGCCAAGGTCGAGGTCCCGGTGCTGGTGCCGCAGCCGGGCGAAGGGGTGCTGGCGCTCGCCGAGCGCTCGCTCAAGTACGCCCGCGACCGCGGCTACGACGTGATCCTCTTCGACACCGCCGGCCGGCTGCACGTCGACGAGGCGCTGATGGCCGAGCTCAAGGGCGTCTCGGCTCGCCTGAAGCCGTGCGAGACGATCTTCGTCGCCGACTCGATGACCGGCCAGGACGCGGTCCGCTCGGCCGAAGAGTTCGCCCGCGCCCTGCCGGTGACCGGCGTGCTGCTCACCAAGCTCGACGGCGATGCCCGCGGCGGTGCGGCGCTCTCGGTGCGCTCGGTCACCGGCCTGCCGATCCGTTTCGTCGGCACCGGCGAGAAGGTCGAGGACCTCGAGCTCTTCCAGGGGGGGCGGCTCGCCTCGCGCATCCTCGGGATGGGCGACATCCTCACCCTGATCGAGCGGGCCGAAAAACAGGTCGACGTCGCCGACGCCCAGCGCCTGGCCGAGCGGATGGCGCGCCAGGAGTTCACCCTCGAGGACCTGCGCGACCAGCTCCGCCAGTTCCGCAAGCTCGGGCCGCTCTCGTCCGTCCTCGATCTCCTCCCGAAGATGGGCGGGATGCGCAACCTCGAGATCGGCGACGCCGAGGAGAAGCGGCTCAAGCGGGTCGAGGCGATCATCGGCTCGATGACCCCCACCGAGCGCCGCAACCCGAGCATCCTCAACGCCAACCGCAAGAAGCGCGTCGCTCGCGGCTCCGGCACCTCGGTGCAGGACATCAACCAACTGCTCAAGCAGTACCTCGAGATGCGCAAGATGATGAAAGCCGCCCAATCCAAGGGCGGCTGGCTGCGCAAGGCCCTGGCGCGGAAGCGCTGAGGCGAGGTCGCCGGCCGGCGCGGCGGCCCGGCCGGTCAGCGAGCGTTCGCCCGGGACACCGGCAAGGCGCCGACCTCCTGGACCGGGGGAAACGGCCTGCCGAGGGGGTTCGACATGCTCCAGGTCGTCCCGCTCGCCACGTCTTCGACCTCGAGCTCGACGGCGACATTGGTGAGGCCGGTGGCATAGACCCAGGCGTGTCCGTTGACGGCATCGCCGTCGAGCACTTTGACGACGAGCTCGAGGTTCTCGTCGTCGAAGAAGGAAAACAGGGCGCTCTGGTCGCCGAGCCGGCAGCCGCGTGCGCCGCCTCGTCGGCCCTGGAAGTCCTGCCAGCTCGCGCGCACGCGGAACCTCCCGCCGCCGAGCAGCACCGGCTCGCCCGACGCCGCACAGCTCCAGTCCGGTGGCTCGACGGGGCCGCCACCGACCAGAGGGTCCGCGGCGCAGGTGGAGAAGAGACCGAGCTCCTGCACCGGAGAGAAGGGGACCCCGCCCGGGGAGTAGAAGGAGCGCACGATGCCGGTCGACAGGTCGGTGACCACGAGCTGGACCTCGCGGTCGGTGAGCCCGGCGGCATACGCCCAGAAGTTGCCGTTGACCCCGCAGCCGTCGAGCACCTTGACGAGCAGCTCGAGGTTGTCGGGCGCGAAGAGCCAGAAGGCACCCGACTCGCGCGTCAGCGGGATCGCGTGTGCGCTCTCGCCGCCGGTCTCGGCGAGGCGCGTGAAGGCGCGCACCTGGAACCTCCCGTCGTGGAGGCAGAGCGTCGTCCCGTCCGCCTCGCAGGGCAGCGCGAAGCGCCGCGCCAGGACGTCCATGTTGCCTTGGTAGCCGTTCCACCACTCGTAAGCGACGGTGAAGACGCCCGCGTCGGAGATCGCCACGCGGGGCGACGTTTCCTCGAGAGCGTCGGGCCAGTCGTCGACCGGCAGTTCCGCCCCGTAGGGAGTCCCGTCGGCGCGATAGGCGCGCAGGAAGACCTGCTCCCAGGCGCTCGTCCAGGTGACGACGAAACGCCCCGCCGAGTCCATCGCTACCTTCGCGTCGTAGCCGAGCGTCGGGCCGGTCGAGACCTGGAATTCGGTGCCGACTTTCCTTCCGAGAAGGTCGAAGCGTTGCCCGAACACGCGATAGCCGGGGCCGGTCTGACCGAGACTCTCCCAGACCACCACGGAGCCCGACTGCCCGGCGCTGACCGAAGGGTAGTGCTGCGTACCTTCGGTGAAGGTGTTGACATCGATCTCGTCTCCCTCGGGAACGCCTTCAGGACTGAACACGCGAGCCCGCACGCCCTCGCCGGAGGCGTCGCCATCCGGGCTGGACCAGGCGTGAACGAACCTCCCGCCGGGAAGCGCGGCGACCTCGGAGCTTTGAAATCCGCCGCCGATTCCCTCGCGGATCACCGGCGTCAACGGCAAGCCACCGGAGGTGAAGCGTTGAACGGAGGCTGCGGACGGCTCCCCAAGCACCACGGTCTGCTGATTCGACAATGCGATCGTTGCGTCCGGCCAAGCGGTAACGGAGTCGACCCCGTCCAGGCCGCTTGCTGAATCCACCCAGGCGAAGCTCGGGCCCCAGGCTCCTTGGGTCGAATCGAGCGCCCTTCCCTGGCGGTCCGAGGTCCGCCGAGCCGGATCGATTTGGTACCAGGCTACGGCACCGCGGC
This genomic window from Holophagales bacterium contains:
- the pyk gene encoding pyruvate kinase; the protein is MSERRAKIVATVGPASAEPRILRALLRAGVDVVRLNLSHGAPEIHRRTIAAVREAAGAIGKEVPILLDLMGPRFRLAELAGGPRMLRRGERVALGPASAGVELPIDDPEFLRHLRRGERVLIDNGLVELEVESKRGRMVHARVLFGGAVSTRKGINLPDTSIPFSISPKDRADLAMAVEERADFIAASYVAAASDLHALRQALRELGDEIPLIAKLERAAAVSRSDRHDRIAELVEAADAVMVARGDLGVEVELARVPVLQKEIVAAGRRAGKPVIVATQMLESMMERPRPTRAEASDVANAVFDGADALMLSGETAAGRFPVEAVRTMARIIGRAEAYRQAAAAEDSAASGERHLDVPTSGPERGAQASALAVADVVAAAAVHAARRLPGSRIVAFSQGGFTARRVARYRPTSPAIVYSTDSRVARRMQLLWGVRPLQVEPPSAGLAARTEELIAQIESDLLRRRLVAPGEALVLLMGAPMRDRPLTNMVRIHVVRPRPVRRPTRRDAGRTG
- the ffh gene encoding signal recognition particle protein, whose amino-acid sequence is MFDGLQTKFQDVFRRLRGEGRVTEDHLRAALREIRLALLEADVHFRVVKAFLEKVERQALGEEVLQSLSPDQQVLRIVRDELVALLGEDGKELQLSGTPAVVLLCGLQGSGKTTTAGKLAKRLAGRRRYPLLVAGDLQRAAAVEQLVQVGAKVEVPVLVPQPGEGVLALAERSLKYARDRGYDVILFDTAGRLHVDEALMAELKGVSARLKPCETIFVADSMTGQDAVRSAEEFARALPVTGVLLTKLDGDARGGAALSVRSVTGLPIRFVGTGEKVEDLELFQGGRLASRILGMGDILTLIERAEKQVDVADAQRLAERMARQEFTLEDLRDQLRQFRKLGPLSSVLDLLPKMGGMRNLEIGDAEEKRLKRVEAIIGSMTPTERRNPSILNANRKKRVARGSGTSVQDINQLLKQYLEMRKMMKAAQSKGGWLRKALARKR
- a CDS encoding rhomboid family intramembrane serine protease encodes the protein MLPLRSEARTRRFPAATAALVLLCLAAFAVELRLGARLPALLAEHALVPARVLGPDPLGVGPFRLLAATAVSMFLHAGWLHLGGNLLFLWVFGGPVEGALGARRHLALYFLSGLAAAAAHLAMSPRSGLPMVGASGAIAGLLAAYLVLYPRARISGVSMLGFFAWWSRTPAWLYLPFWALLQLVSALLARPDAGGIAWWAHLGGFLAGAPLLLLLRPRRARR